The Paramisgurnus dabryanus chromosome 6, PD_genome_1.1, whole genome shotgun sequence genome has a window encoding:
- the tnk2b gene encoding tyrosine kinase, non-receptor, 2b isoform X3: MRRFDKLKKSFPFLAHFHLYRKLGSSMQCEEGTEWLLELLMEVQLQQYFLRIRDELNVTRLSHFDYVKNEDLEKIGMGRPGQRRLWEAVKRRKTMCKRKSWMSKVFSGKRPDGDFNPQPATTFRKLSPTPPPTDGQQQALTCLISEKDLALFEKLGDGSFGVVKRGEWFTPTGKVLNVAVKCLKTDVLNQPDALDDFICEVNAMHSLDHQNLIRLYGVVLTHPMKMVTELAPLGSMLDRLRKTLGHFLISTLCQYAIQISNGMGYLESKRFIHRDLAARNILLASNELVKIGDFGLMRALPKNDDHYVMQEHRKVPFAWCAPESLKTRTFSHATDTWMFGVTLWEMFTYGQEPWLGLNGSQILHKIDKEGERLPKPEDCPQDIFNVMMQCWAQKPDDRPTFLALREFLVETLPTDMRALQDFDEPDKLQIHMNDVITIIEGRAENYWWRGQNKRTLKVGQFPRNTVTSVAGLSAHDISRPLKNSFIHTGHGDTNPHRCWGFPDKIDDLYLGNPMDPPDVLGLDLNSARPTQLPGRAKKPCYDAVTDDEDQTSSGLRRLSLKKKSLKLKPAAWVSATKSGDRTSYGGRTPGGSTPTEVSLIDFGEEFSSATPSPSPVVEVQIPTLAKLALEGQNILDKTPPQSPSRFLPRPLHPTPVVDWDARPLPPPPAYDDVAQDEDDIEVSSINSADRGPDELYSPQTPCTPTGEDKPHVEDNLFLPCRQSHGCTYSQSTEIFQELQQECMKHLNVPVSSTSPGLETHRQIILTLSEDKPQIPPRIPIPPRPVKRTGGEYVRWSGELSPVPGNEEDKARPPQIPPRDPFSQPSSRTPSPHVGSPQTRGSLCSSASIYGPSYLSTSPAKLMPTTQSFASDPKYAAPKVIQAQGKDKEPNKGPCILPIVRDGKKVSSTHYYLLPERPPYLDRYDKFFREAEGGEEKKQINTATVKPMVHQHGELRSNFSTNNNSTLTVSGSRGGLKNSLSLSRVSTDGSLNKADSASNHDKLLLVQEAVHGVTVEECQTALQNHSWNVQKAIHYLKVEQLFCLGLKTRVECHKILEMYDWNLELASTQLLDSCGSIKLRR; this comes from the exons ATGCGACGCTTTGACAAGCTCAAAAAATCATTCCCATTTCTTGCCCATTTCCATTTGTACCGA AAGCTGGGCAGTAGCATGCAGTGTGAGGAGGGCACTGAGTGGCTGCTGGAGCTGCTAATGGAAGTGCAGTTGCAGCAGTACTTCCTACGTATCCGTGATGAGCTCAACGTAACACGCCTTTCACACTTTGACTATGTGAAGaatgaagacctggagaagatTGGTATGGGCCGACCAG GGCAGAGACGCCTGTGGGAGGCGGTGAAGAGAAGAAAAACCATGTGTAAGCGCAAGTCTTGGATGAGTAAG GTGTTCAGTGGTAAACGACCAGATGGAGACTTCAATCCCCAGCCGGCCACTACGTTCCGGAAACTCTCCCCCACGCCACCTCCAACGGATGGCCAGCAACAGGCCCTCACCTGCCTGATCAGTGAAAAGGACCTGGCGCTCTTTGAGAAATTAGGGGACGGCTCCTTTGGGGTGGTTAAACGTGGAGAGTGGTTTACGCCAACTGGGAAAGTG CTTAACGTGGCAGTGAAGTGTCTGAAGACGGACGTGCTCAACCAGCCAGATGCTCTAGACGACTTCATCTGTGAGGTCAATGCCATGCACTCTCTCGATCACCAGAACCTCATCCGTCTATACGGAGTCGTCCTTACACACCCTATGAAGATG GTGACTGAACTTGCACCTCTAGGCTCCATGCTGGATCGTTTACGAAAGACCTTGGGCCATTTCCTCATTTCCACCTTGTGTCAGTACGCCATCCAGATTTCTAATGGCATGGGTTACCTAGAATCCAAACGCTTCATCCACCGGGACCTTGCTGCTAGAAACATTCTGCTGGCCTCCAATGAGCTAGTCAAAATTGGAGACTTTGGGCTGATGAGGGCACTGCCTAAGAACGATGACCATTATGTCATGCAAGAGCATCGCAAAGTCCCTTTCGCCTG GTGTGCCCCTGAGAGTCTGAAGACACGCACGTTTTCGCATGCCACAGACACGTGGATGTTTGGTGTGACTTTGTGGGAGATGTTTACCTATGGTCAAGAGCCTTGGCTAGGCCTCAATGGTAGTCAG ATACTCCATAAAATTGATAAGGAGGGTGAACGGCTGcctaaaccggaggactgtcctCAGGACATCTTTAATGTCATGATGCAGTGTTGGGCTCAGAAACCAGATGACAGGCCCACCTTTTTGGCACTAAGGGAATTCCTGGTAGAGACCTTGCCTACAGACATGAGGGCCCTACAAGACTTTGATGAACCTGACAAGCTTCAAATCCATATGAATGATGTTATTACCATTATAGAGGGCAG GGCAGAAAACTATTGGTGGAGAGGTCAAAACAAGCGCACCCTAAAGGTTGGTCAGTTTCCCAGGAACACTGTGACGTCAGTAGCAGGTCTCTCTGCTCATGACATAAGCCGTCCATTAAAGAACAGCTTTATCCACACGGGCCATGGAGACACTAACCCGCACCGCTGCTGGGGCTTTCCTGACAAAATCGATGA TCTTTATCTTGGCAACCCTATGGATCCTCCAGATGTGCTGGGACTGGATCTAAACTCTGCAAGACCAACTCAACTTCCTGGACGTGCTAAGA AACCCTGCTATGACGCTGTTACTGATGACGAGGACCAAACTTCCTCAGGCCTTCGGCGACTCTCCTTGAAGAAAAAGAGCTTAAAGCTCAAACCAGCTGCCTGGGTTTCTGCTACCAAGTCAGGCGATCGTACCAGTTATGGTGGGCGCACACCAGGAGGCAGCACTCCTACAGAGGTTTCTCTTATAGACTTTGGAGAAGAGTTCTCGTCGGCCACACCTTCTCCCTCACCTGTAGTGGAGGTCCAAATCCCCACCCTTGCAAAACTGGCTCTTGAGGGTCAGAATATCTTAGACAAAACTCCTCCTCAGAGCCCCTCGCGCTTTTTACCCCGCCCCCTTCACCCTACCCCAGTGGTGGACTGGGATGCCCGACCGCTCCCTCCACCCCCAGCATATGACGATGTAGCACAAGACGAGGATGACATTGAAGTGAGCTCTATTAACAGTGCGGATCGAGGACCTGATGAACTATACTCTCCCCAAACACCTTGCACTCCCACTGGAGAGGACAAACCTCATGTAGAAGACAATTTATTTTTGCCCTGCAGACAGAGCCATGGCTGTACCTACTCACAATCTACTGAGATTTTCCAAGAGCTGCAACAAGAGTGTATGAAGCATCTCAACGTACCTGTGAGCTCTACCAGCCCCGGTCTGGAGACACACCGCCAGATTATCCTTACTCTTTCTGAAGATAAACCCCAGATACCACCACGCATACCCATCCCACCCCGTCCAGTCAAGCGCACAGGGGGAGAGTATGTGCGCTGGTCTGGTGAGCTCTCTCCGGTCCCTGGTAATGAGGAGGACAAGGCACGTCCACCCCAGATACCCCCACGAGACCCCTTCTCACAGCCAAGCTCACGCACACCAAGTCCACACGTTGGCTCCCCACAGACCCGCGGCAGCCTCTGCTCTTCTGCTTCTATTTATGGCCCATCCTACCTCTCTACATCACCTGCTAAACTCATGCCAACCACTCAAAGCTTTGCCTCAGATCCCAAGTATGCTGCTCCTAAAGTCATCCAAGCACAGGGCAAAGACAAGGAGCCAAACAAAGGGCCCTGCATTCTGCCTATCGTACGTGATGGTAAGAAAGTCAGCAGCACGCACTACTACCTCCTGCCCGAGAGGCCTCCGTATCTTGATCGCTATGATAAGTTCTTTAGAGAGGCAGAAGGTGGCGAGGAAAAGAAGCAGATAAACACAGCCACTGTCAAGCCCATGGTTCATCAACATGGGGAGCTCAGGTCCAATTTCTCCACCAATAACAACAGCACTTTGACAGTTTCTGGAAGTCGAGGGGGATTGAAGAACTCCCTCAGTCTGTCCAGAGTAAGCACTGATGGCTCATTGAACAAGGCGGACAGTGCCAGCAACCATGACAAACTATTGCTG GTACAAGAGGCCGTCCATGGAGTAACAGTTGAAGAATGTCAGACAGCTTTACAGAACCACAGCTGGAATGTGCAGAAGGCTATAC
- the tnk2b gene encoding tyrosine kinase, non-receptor, 2b isoform X1 codes for MRRFDKLKKSFPFLAHFHLYRKLGSSMQCEEGTEWLLELLMEVQLQQYFLRIRDELNVTRLSHFDYVKNEDLEKIGMGRPGQRRLWEAVKRRKTMCKRKSWMSKVFSGKRPDGDFNPQPATTFRKLSPTPPPTDGQQQALTCLISEKDLALFEKLGDGSFGVVKRGEWFTPTGKVLNVAVKCLKTDVLNQPDALDDFICEVNAMHSLDHQNLIRLYGVVLTHPMKMVTELAPLGSMLDRLRKTLGHFLISTLCQYAIQISNGMGYLESKRFIHRDLAARNILLASNELVKIGDFGLMRALPKNDDHYVMQEHRKVPFAWCAPESLKTRTFSHATDTWMFGVTLWEMFTYGQEPWLGLNGSQILHKIDKEGERLPKPEDCPQDIFNVMMQCWAQKPDDRPTFLALREFLVETLPTDMRALQDFDEPDKLQIHMNDVITIIEGRAENYWWRGQNKRTLKVGQFPRNTVTSVAGLSAHDISRPLKNSFIHTGHGDTNPHRCWGFPDKIDDLYLGNPMDPPDVLGLDLNSARPTQLPGRAKKEPPPRPPQPSLLVKKPCYDAVTDDEDQTSSGLRRLSLKKKSLKLKPAAWVSATKSGDRTSYGGRTPGGSTPTEVSLIDFGEEFSSATPSPSPVVEVQIPTLAKLALEGQNILDKTPPQSPSRFLPRPLHPTPVVDWDARPLPPPPAYDDVAQDEDDIEVSSINSADRGPDELYSPQTPCTPTGEDKPHVEDNLFLPCRQSHGCTYSQSTEIFQELQQECMKHLNVPVSSTSPGLETHRQIILTLSEDKPQIPPRIPIPPRPVKRTGGEYVRWSGELSPVPGNEEDKARPPQIPPRDPFSQPSSRTPSPHVGSPQTRGSLCSSASIYGPSYLSTSPAKLMPTTQSFASDPKYAAPKVIQAQGKDKEPNKGPCILPIVRDGKKVSSTHYYLLPERPPYLDRYDKFFREAEGGEEKKQINTATVKPMVHQHGELRSNFSTNNNSTLTVSGSRGGLKNSLSLSRVSTDGSLNKADSASNHDKLLLVQEAVHGVTVEECQTALQNHSWNVQKAIHYLKVEQLFCLGLKTRVECHKILEMYDWNLELASTQLLDSCGSIKLRR; via the exons ATGCGACGCTTTGACAAGCTCAAAAAATCATTCCCATTTCTTGCCCATTTCCATTTGTACCGA AAGCTGGGCAGTAGCATGCAGTGTGAGGAGGGCACTGAGTGGCTGCTGGAGCTGCTAATGGAAGTGCAGTTGCAGCAGTACTTCCTACGTATCCGTGATGAGCTCAACGTAACACGCCTTTCACACTTTGACTATGTGAAGaatgaagacctggagaagatTGGTATGGGCCGACCAG GGCAGAGACGCCTGTGGGAGGCGGTGAAGAGAAGAAAAACCATGTGTAAGCGCAAGTCTTGGATGAGTAAG GTGTTCAGTGGTAAACGACCAGATGGAGACTTCAATCCCCAGCCGGCCACTACGTTCCGGAAACTCTCCCCCACGCCACCTCCAACGGATGGCCAGCAACAGGCCCTCACCTGCCTGATCAGTGAAAAGGACCTGGCGCTCTTTGAGAAATTAGGGGACGGCTCCTTTGGGGTGGTTAAACGTGGAGAGTGGTTTACGCCAACTGGGAAAGTG CTTAACGTGGCAGTGAAGTGTCTGAAGACGGACGTGCTCAACCAGCCAGATGCTCTAGACGACTTCATCTGTGAGGTCAATGCCATGCACTCTCTCGATCACCAGAACCTCATCCGTCTATACGGAGTCGTCCTTACACACCCTATGAAGATG GTGACTGAACTTGCACCTCTAGGCTCCATGCTGGATCGTTTACGAAAGACCTTGGGCCATTTCCTCATTTCCACCTTGTGTCAGTACGCCATCCAGATTTCTAATGGCATGGGTTACCTAGAATCCAAACGCTTCATCCACCGGGACCTTGCTGCTAGAAACATTCTGCTGGCCTCCAATGAGCTAGTCAAAATTGGAGACTTTGGGCTGATGAGGGCACTGCCTAAGAACGATGACCATTATGTCATGCAAGAGCATCGCAAAGTCCCTTTCGCCTG GTGTGCCCCTGAGAGTCTGAAGACACGCACGTTTTCGCATGCCACAGACACGTGGATGTTTGGTGTGACTTTGTGGGAGATGTTTACCTATGGTCAAGAGCCTTGGCTAGGCCTCAATGGTAGTCAG ATACTCCATAAAATTGATAAGGAGGGTGAACGGCTGcctaaaccggaggactgtcctCAGGACATCTTTAATGTCATGATGCAGTGTTGGGCTCAGAAACCAGATGACAGGCCCACCTTTTTGGCACTAAGGGAATTCCTGGTAGAGACCTTGCCTACAGACATGAGGGCCCTACAAGACTTTGATGAACCTGACAAGCTTCAAATCCATATGAATGATGTTATTACCATTATAGAGGGCAG GGCAGAAAACTATTGGTGGAGAGGTCAAAACAAGCGCACCCTAAAGGTTGGTCAGTTTCCCAGGAACACTGTGACGTCAGTAGCAGGTCTCTCTGCTCATGACATAAGCCGTCCATTAAAGAACAGCTTTATCCACACGGGCCATGGAGACACTAACCCGCACCGCTGCTGGGGCTTTCCTGACAAAATCGATGA TCTTTATCTTGGCAACCCTATGGATCCTCCAGATGTGCTGGGACTGGATCTAAACTCTGCAAGACCAACTCAACTTCCTGGACGTGCTAAGA AGGAGCCTCCCCCTCGGCCCCCTCAGCCGTCTTTGCTGGTTAAGA AACCCTGCTATGACGCTGTTACTGATGACGAGGACCAAACTTCCTCAGGCCTTCGGCGACTCTCCTTGAAGAAAAAGAGCTTAAAGCTCAAACCAGCTGCCTGGGTTTCTGCTACCAAGTCAGGCGATCGTACCAGTTATGGTGGGCGCACACCAGGAGGCAGCACTCCTACAGAGGTTTCTCTTATAGACTTTGGAGAAGAGTTCTCGTCGGCCACACCTTCTCCCTCACCTGTAGTGGAGGTCCAAATCCCCACCCTTGCAAAACTGGCTCTTGAGGGTCAGAATATCTTAGACAAAACTCCTCCTCAGAGCCCCTCGCGCTTTTTACCCCGCCCCCTTCACCCTACCCCAGTGGTGGACTGGGATGCCCGACCGCTCCCTCCACCCCCAGCATATGACGATGTAGCACAAGACGAGGATGACATTGAAGTGAGCTCTATTAACAGTGCGGATCGAGGACCTGATGAACTATACTCTCCCCAAACACCTTGCACTCCCACTGGAGAGGACAAACCTCATGTAGAAGACAATTTATTTTTGCCCTGCAGACAGAGCCATGGCTGTACCTACTCACAATCTACTGAGATTTTCCAAGAGCTGCAACAAGAGTGTATGAAGCATCTCAACGTACCTGTGAGCTCTACCAGCCCCGGTCTGGAGACACACCGCCAGATTATCCTTACTCTTTCTGAAGATAAACCCCAGATACCACCACGCATACCCATCCCACCCCGTCCAGTCAAGCGCACAGGGGGAGAGTATGTGCGCTGGTCTGGTGAGCTCTCTCCGGTCCCTGGTAATGAGGAGGACAAGGCACGTCCACCCCAGATACCCCCACGAGACCCCTTCTCACAGCCAAGCTCACGCACACCAAGTCCACACGTTGGCTCCCCACAGACCCGCGGCAGCCTCTGCTCTTCTGCTTCTATTTATGGCCCATCCTACCTCTCTACATCACCTGCTAAACTCATGCCAACCACTCAAAGCTTTGCCTCAGATCCCAAGTATGCTGCTCCTAAAGTCATCCAAGCACAGGGCAAAGACAAGGAGCCAAACAAAGGGCCCTGCATTCTGCCTATCGTACGTGATGGTAAGAAAGTCAGCAGCACGCACTACTACCTCCTGCCCGAGAGGCCTCCGTATCTTGATCGCTATGATAAGTTCTTTAGAGAGGCAGAAGGTGGCGAGGAAAAGAAGCAGATAAACACAGCCACTGTCAAGCCCATGGTTCATCAACATGGGGAGCTCAGGTCCAATTTCTCCACCAATAACAACAGCACTTTGACAGTTTCTGGAAGTCGAGGGGGATTGAAGAACTCCCTCAGTCTGTCCAGAGTAAGCACTGATGGCTCATTGAACAAGGCGGACAGTGCCAGCAACCATGACAAACTATTGCTG GTACAAGAGGCCGTCCATGGAGTAACAGTTGAAGAATGTCAGACAGCTTTACAGAACCACAGCTGGAATGTGCAGAAGGCTATAC
- the tnk2b gene encoding tyrosine kinase, non-receptor, 2b isoform X2: MGDTAEYQRLPSDCDEDEKLGSSMQCEEGTEWLLELLMEVQLQQYFLRIRDELNVTRLSHFDYVKNEDLEKIGMGRPGQRRLWEAVKRRKTMCKRKSWMSKVFSGKRPDGDFNPQPATTFRKLSPTPPPTDGQQQALTCLISEKDLALFEKLGDGSFGVVKRGEWFTPTGKVLNVAVKCLKTDVLNQPDALDDFICEVNAMHSLDHQNLIRLYGVVLTHPMKMVTELAPLGSMLDRLRKTLGHFLISTLCQYAIQISNGMGYLESKRFIHRDLAARNILLASNELVKIGDFGLMRALPKNDDHYVMQEHRKVPFAWCAPESLKTRTFSHATDTWMFGVTLWEMFTYGQEPWLGLNGSQILHKIDKEGERLPKPEDCPQDIFNVMMQCWAQKPDDRPTFLALREFLVETLPTDMRALQDFDEPDKLQIHMNDVITIIEGRAENYWWRGQNKRTLKVGQFPRNTVTSVAGLSAHDISRPLKNSFIHTGHGDTNPHRCWGFPDKIDDLYLGNPMDPPDVLGLDLNSARPTQLPGRAKKEPPPRPPQPSLLVKKPCYDAVTDDEDQTSSGLRRLSLKKKSLKLKPAAWVSATKSGDRTSYGGRTPGGSTPTEVSLIDFGEEFSSATPSPSPVVEVQIPTLAKLALEGQNILDKTPPQSPSRFLPRPLHPTPVVDWDARPLPPPPAYDDVAQDEDDIEVSSINSADRGPDELYSPQTPCTPTGEDKPHVEDNLFLPCRQSHGCTYSQSTEIFQELQQECMKHLNVPVSSTSPGLETHRQIILTLSEDKPQIPPRIPIPPRPVKRTGGEYVRWSGELSPVPGNEEDKARPPQIPPRDPFSQPSSRTPSPHVGSPQTRGSLCSSASIYGPSYLSTSPAKLMPTTQSFASDPKYAAPKVIQAQGKDKEPNKGPCILPIVRDGKKVSSTHYYLLPERPPYLDRYDKFFREAEGGEEKKQINTATVKPMVHQHGELRSNFSTNNNSTLTVSGSRGGLKNSLSLSRVSTDGSLNKADSASNHDKLLLVQEAVHGVTVEECQTALQNHSWNVQKAIHYLKVEQLFCLGLKTRVECHKILEMYDWNLELASTQLLDSCGSIKLRR; this comes from the exons ATGGGGGACACTGCAGAATACCAGCGTCTGCCCAGCGATTGCGATGAGGATGAG AAGCTGGGCAGTAGCATGCAGTGTGAGGAGGGCACTGAGTGGCTGCTGGAGCTGCTAATGGAAGTGCAGTTGCAGCAGTACTTCCTACGTATCCGTGATGAGCTCAACGTAACACGCCTTTCACACTTTGACTATGTGAAGaatgaagacctggagaagatTGGTATGGGCCGACCAG GGCAGAGACGCCTGTGGGAGGCGGTGAAGAGAAGAAAAACCATGTGTAAGCGCAAGTCTTGGATGAGTAAG GTGTTCAGTGGTAAACGACCAGATGGAGACTTCAATCCCCAGCCGGCCACTACGTTCCGGAAACTCTCCCCCACGCCACCTCCAACGGATGGCCAGCAACAGGCCCTCACCTGCCTGATCAGTGAAAAGGACCTGGCGCTCTTTGAGAAATTAGGGGACGGCTCCTTTGGGGTGGTTAAACGTGGAGAGTGGTTTACGCCAACTGGGAAAGTG CTTAACGTGGCAGTGAAGTGTCTGAAGACGGACGTGCTCAACCAGCCAGATGCTCTAGACGACTTCATCTGTGAGGTCAATGCCATGCACTCTCTCGATCACCAGAACCTCATCCGTCTATACGGAGTCGTCCTTACACACCCTATGAAGATG GTGACTGAACTTGCACCTCTAGGCTCCATGCTGGATCGTTTACGAAAGACCTTGGGCCATTTCCTCATTTCCACCTTGTGTCAGTACGCCATCCAGATTTCTAATGGCATGGGTTACCTAGAATCCAAACGCTTCATCCACCGGGACCTTGCTGCTAGAAACATTCTGCTGGCCTCCAATGAGCTAGTCAAAATTGGAGACTTTGGGCTGATGAGGGCACTGCCTAAGAACGATGACCATTATGTCATGCAAGAGCATCGCAAAGTCCCTTTCGCCTG GTGTGCCCCTGAGAGTCTGAAGACACGCACGTTTTCGCATGCCACAGACACGTGGATGTTTGGTGTGACTTTGTGGGAGATGTTTACCTATGGTCAAGAGCCTTGGCTAGGCCTCAATGGTAGTCAG ATACTCCATAAAATTGATAAGGAGGGTGAACGGCTGcctaaaccggaggactgtcctCAGGACATCTTTAATGTCATGATGCAGTGTTGGGCTCAGAAACCAGATGACAGGCCCACCTTTTTGGCACTAAGGGAATTCCTGGTAGAGACCTTGCCTACAGACATGAGGGCCCTACAAGACTTTGATGAACCTGACAAGCTTCAAATCCATATGAATGATGTTATTACCATTATAGAGGGCAG GGCAGAAAACTATTGGTGGAGAGGTCAAAACAAGCGCACCCTAAAGGTTGGTCAGTTTCCCAGGAACACTGTGACGTCAGTAGCAGGTCTCTCTGCTCATGACATAAGCCGTCCATTAAAGAACAGCTTTATCCACACGGGCCATGGAGACACTAACCCGCACCGCTGCTGGGGCTTTCCTGACAAAATCGATGA TCTTTATCTTGGCAACCCTATGGATCCTCCAGATGTGCTGGGACTGGATCTAAACTCTGCAAGACCAACTCAACTTCCTGGACGTGCTAAGA AGGAGCCTCCCCCTCGGCCCCCTCAGCCGTCTTTGCTGGTTAAGA AACCCTGCTATGACGCTGTTACTGATGACGAGGACCAAACTTCCTCAGGCCTTCGGCGACTCTCCTTGAAGAAAAAGAGCTTAAAGCTCAAACCAGCTGCCTGGGTTTCTGCTACCAAGTCAGGCGATCGTACCAGTTATGGTGGGCGCACACCAGGAGGCAGCACTCCTACAGAGGTTTCTCTTATAGACTTTGGAGAAGAGTTCTCGTCGGCCACACCTTCTCCCTCACCTGTAGTGGAGGTCCAAATCCCCACCCTTGCAAAACTGGCTCTTGAGGGTCAGAATATCTTAGACAAAACTCCTCCTCAGAGCCCCTCGCGCTTTTTACCCCGCCCCCTTCACCCTACCCCAGTGGTGGACTGGGATGCCCGACCGCTCCCTCCACCCCCAGCATATGACGATGTAGCACAAGACGAGGATGACATTGAAGTGAGCTCTATTAACAGTGCGGATCGAGGACCTGATGAACTATACTCTCCCCAAACACCTTGCACTCCCACTGGAGAGGACAAACCTCATGTAGAAGACAATTTATTTTTGCCCTGCAGACAGAGCCATGGCTGTACCTACTCACAATCTACTGAGATTTTCCAAGAGCTGCAACAAGAGTGTATGAAGCATCTCAACGTACCTGTGAGCTCTACCAGCCCCGGTCTGGAGACACACCGCCAGATTATCCTTACTCTTTCTGAAGATAAACCCCAGATACCACCACGCATACCCATCCCACCCCGTCCAGTCAAGCGCACAGGGGGAGAGTATGTGCGCTGGTCTGGTGAGCTCTCTCCGGTCCCTGGTAATGAGGAGGACAAGGCACGTCCACCCCAGATACCCCCACGAGACCCCTTCTCACAGCCAAGCTCACGCACACCAAGTCCACACGTTGGCTCCCCACAGACCCGCGGCAGCCTCTGCTCTTCTGCTTCTATTTATGGCCCATCCTACCTCTCTACATCACCTGCTAAACTCATGCCAACCACTCAAAGCTTTGCCTCAGATCCCAAGTATGCTGCTCCTAAAGTCATCCAAGCACAGGGCAAAGACAAGGAGCCAAACAAAGGGCCCTGCATTCTGCCTATCGTACGTGATGGTAAGAAAGTCAGCAGCACGCACTACTACCTCCTGCCCGAGAGGCCTCCGTATCTTGATCGCTATGATAAGTTCTTTAGAGAGGCAGAAGGTGGCGAGGAAAAGAAGCAGATAAACACAGCCACTGTCAAGCCCATGGTTCATCAACATGGGGAGCTCAGGTCCAATTTCTCCACCAATAACAACAGCACTTTGACAGTTTCTGGAAGTCGAGGGGGATTGAAGAACTCCCTCAGTCTGTCCAGAGTAAGCACTGATGGCTCATTGAACAAGGCGGACAGTGCCAGCAACCATGACAAACTATTGCTG GTACAAGAGGCCGTCCATGGAGTAACAGTTGAAGAATGTCAGACAGCTTTACAGAACCACAGCTGGAATGTGCAGAAGGCTATAC